From a region of the Ovis aries strain OAR_USU_Benz2616 breed Rambouillet chromosome 2, ARS-UI_Ramb_v3.0, whole genome shotgun sequence genome:
- the MUL1 gene encoding mitochondrial ubiquitin ligase activator of NFKB 1 encodes MESGGRPSLGQFILLGTSSVVTAFLYSVYRQKAQVAQELKGAKRIHLGEDLKSILSEAPGKCVPYAVIEGAVRSVKETLNSQFVENCKGVIQRLTLQEHKMVWNRTTHLWNDCSKVIHQRTNTVPFDLVPHEDGAGVAVRVLKPLDAVDLGLETVYERFHPSTPSFTDVVGHYLSGERPKGIQETEEMLKVGAPLTGVGELVLDHSCVRLQPPKGPGMQYYLSGQDFDSLLQRQESSVRLWKVLVLVFGFAACASLFFLLRKQYLRRRRERRRPEEEFRERTCPEEDRPEEDREGPKGACVVCLSNFRSCVFLECGHVCACTECYRALPEPRRCPICRQAISRVVRLYNS; translated from the exons ATGGAGAGCGGAGGGCGGCCCTCGCTGGGTCAGTTCATCCTCCTGGGCACCAGCTCTGTGGTCACCGCCTTCCTGTACTCCGTGTACCGGCAGAAGGCCCAGGTCGCCCAGGAGCTCAAG GGAGCTAAAAGAATCCACTTAGGTGAAGACTTAAAGAGTATTCTTTCAGAAGCTCCAGGGAAGTGTGTGCCTTATGCTGTTATTGAAG GAGCTGTTCGATCTGTTAAAGAAACGCTTAACAGCCAGTTTGTGGAAAATTGCAAGGGGGTGATTCAGCGGCTGACGCTTCAGGAGCACAAGATGGTGTGGAACCGGACAACCCACCTCTG GAACGACTGTTCCAAGGTCATTCACCAGAGGACCAACACGGTGCCCTTTGACCTGGTGCCCCACGAGGACGGCGCGGGCGTGGCTGTGCGCGTGCTGAAGCCCCTGGACGCGGTGGACCTGGGCCTGGAGACGGTGTACGAGAGGTTCCACCCCTCCACGCCGTCCTTCACCGACGTCGTTGGCCACTACCTCAGTGGGGAGCGGCCCAAGGGCATTCAGGAGACGGAGGAGATGCTGAAGGTGGGGGCGCCGCTCACGGGGGTGGGCGAGCTGGTGCTGGACCACAGCTGCGTGCGCCTGCAGCCCCCCAAGGGGCCGGGCATGCAGTACTACCTGAGCGGCCAGGACTTCGACAGCCTGCTGCAGCGGCAGGAGTCCAGCGTCCGGCTCTGGAAGGTCCTGGTTCTGGTCTTCGGCTTCGCCGCCTGCGCcagtctcttcttcctcctccggAAGCAGTACCTGCGGCGGCGGCGCGAGCGGCGGCGGCCAGAGGAGGAGTTCCGGGAGCGCACCTGTCCCGAGGAGGACCGTCCCGAGGAGGACCGAGAAGGCCCAAAGGGTGCCTGCGTCGTGTGCCTGAGCAACTTCCGGTCGTGCGTCTTCCTGGAGTGCGGCCACGTGTGCGCCTGCACTGAGTGCTACCGCGCGCTGCCCGAACCCCGGCGGTGCCCGATCTGCAGGCAGGCGATCAGCCGGGTGGTACGCTTGTACAACAGCTAA
- the CAMK2N1 gene encoding calcium/calmodulin-dependent protein kinase II inhibitor 1, translated as MSEVLPYGDEKLSPYGDGGDVGQVFSCRLQDTNNFFGAGQNKRPPKLGQIGRSKRVVIEDDRIDDVLKNMTDKAPPGV; from the exons ATGTCGGAGGTGCTGCCCTACGGCGACGAGAAGCTGAGCCCCTACGGCGACGGCGGCGACGTGGGCCAGGTCTTCTCCTGCCGCCTGCAGGACACCAACAACTTCTTCGGCGCCGGGCAGAACAAGCGGCCGCCCAAGCTGGGCCAGATCGGTCGGAGCAAGCGGG TTGTTATTGAAGATGATAGGATTGATGACGTGCTGAAAAATATGACAGACAAGGCACCTCCTGGTGTCTAA